A region of Vespula vulgaris chromosome 1, iyVesVulg1.1, whole genome shotgun sequence DNA encodes the following proteins:
- the LOC127068569 gene encoding gamma-aminobutyric acid receptor alpha-like isoform X9 gives MIRSRHCRGKVRSQDIMKQRVLLAFANLITSFASFLVTTGAKTSTRHRTQSNNHSNISELLDNLLRGYDNSVRPDFGGPPATVEVDIMVRSMGPISEVDMTYSMDCYFRQSWVDRRLAFQGGKETLALSISMLARIWKPDTYFYNGKQSYLHTITSPNKFVRLYQDGRVLYSSRLTIKAGCPMNLEDFPMDTQRCPLKFGSFGYTTRDVIYKWNSARQVAIAEDMKLSQFDLVANPTANHSTTPPLSHAEYSMLLVSFHLQRHMGNFLIQVYGPCILLVVLSWVSFWLNREATADRVSLGITTVLTMTFLGLEARTDLPKVPYPTALDFFVFLSFAFIFATIIQFAVVHYFTKYGSGECYFSSDLSDTESSSSENEEISRSPSKRETSRRKNSGNSIPGSSRNFTVNGDGFIEVIPLSAIPDRERNISHWQLPCVSCSPSVSHPRRGNLHQTIPTLTPISQPQHQPQSQIQTQTQPQPQPQPQPQHQPKLQSQSQAQSELTKSPSPQRVDSPSKRIAPRKRRRRTPRYNSVSKIDRASRVVFPLFFLAINLFYWYAYLSRSERINYYNSNPNGA, from the exons ATGATCCGTTCAAGACATTGTCGTGGGAAGGTTCGGTCCCAGGACATCATGAAGCAACGAGTTTTACTCGCCTTTGCCAATCTTATTACTTCTTTCGCTTCTTTTCT AGTAACGACAGGTGCAAAAACGTCAACGAGGCATAGAACACAAAGTAACAATCATAGCAACATCAGTGAATTACTCGATAATCTTCTTCGTGGTTACGATAACAGCGTGAGACCAGATTTTGGTGGGCCACCAGCGACGGTCGAAGTTGACATCATGGTCCGTAGCATGGGTCCTATCTCTGAGGTCGACATG ACGTACTCGATGGATTGCTATTTTCGACAGTCATGGGTAGATAGACGTTTAGCATTTCAAGGTGGGAAGGAAACACTCGCTCTCAGCATATCGATGCTGGCAAGGATTTGGAAGCCCGACACGTACTTTTATAATGGCAAACAGAGCTACCTTCACACCATCACCAGCCCAAATAAGTTCGTCAGACTTTATCAGGACGGAAGAGTACTCTACAGTTCGCG ACTCACGATCAAAGCTGGATGTCCGATGAACCTCGAAGACTTTCCCATGGATACACAAAGATGTCCCTTGAAATTTGGTAGTT ttgGATACACGACTCGCGACGTCATCTACAAATGGAACAGCGCGAGACAAGTCGCCATAGCAGAGGACATGAAGCTTTCCCAATTCGATTTAGTCGCAAATCCTACTGCGAATCACTCTACGACTCCACCCTTGTCTCATG CGGAATACTCGATGCTTTTGGTATCTTTCCACCTGCAGAGACACATGGGTAACTTTTTAATACAAGTTTATGGTCCTTGCATTCTTCTGGTAGTACTCTCTTGGGTCTCCTTTTGGTTGAACAGAGAAGCTACCGCTGATCGAGTGTCCCTTG GTATCACGACTGTGCTGACGATGACCTTTTTAGGATTGGAAGCTAGAACGGATTTACCAAAAGTACCCTATCCCACTGCCTTGgattttttcgtctttctttccttcgccTTCATCTTTGCCACGATCATTCAATTCGCTGTAGTACACTATTTCACTAAATATGGATCGGGCGAGTGTTATTTCAGTTCTGATCTAAGCGACACCGAAAGCAGTTCCAGCGAAAACGAGGAAATCTCGCGATCACCGTCCAAGCGCGAAACG AGTCGCCGAAAGAATTCTGGTAATTCGATTCCCGGAAGTAGTCGAAATTTCACGGTGAACGGTGATGGTTTCATCGAGGTGATACCTTTGTCTGCCATTCCTGATCGGGAACGAAATATCAGTCATTGGCAATTACCCTGCGTTTCTTGTTCTCCATCAGTGAGCCATCCTCGTCGAGGGAATCTTCATCAAACGATTCCAACTTTGACGCCGATTTCACAGCCTCAGCATCAGCCTCAATCTCAGATTCAGACTCAAACTCAGCCTCAGCCTCAGCCTCAGCCTCAGCCTCAGC ATCAGCCTAAACTTCAATCTCAGTCACAAGCACAATCAGAGCTTACAAAATCTCCTTCGCCCCAAAGAGTCGATTCTCCGAGCAAAAGAATTGCAccgagaaaaagacgaagacggACACCGAGATATAACTCGGTTTCAAAGATCGATCGTGCCAGTCGCGtcgtctttcctctcttttttcttgcaatAAATCTCTTCTACTGGTACGCTTATCTCTCTAGAAGCGAGcgtatcaattattataattcgaaTCCCAACGGCGCGTga
- the LOC127068569 gene encoding gamma-aminobutyric acid receptor alpha-like isoform X7: MIRSRHCRGKVRSQDIMKQRVLLAFANLITSFASFLVTTGAKTSTRHRTQSNNHSNISELLDNLLRGYDNSVRPDFGGPPATVEVDIMVRSMGPISEVDMTYSMDCYFRQSWVDRRLAFQGGKETLALSISMLARIWKPDTYFYNGKQSYLHTITSPNKFVRLYQDGRVLYSSRLTIKAGCPMNLEDFPMDTQRCPLKFGSFGYTTRDVIYKWNSARQVAIAEDMKLSQFDLVANPTANHSTTPPLSHAEYSMLLVSFHLQRHMGNFLIQVYGPCILLVVLSWVSFWLNREATADRVSLGITTVLTMTFLGLEARTDLPKVPYPTALDFFVFLSFAFIFATIIQFAVVHYFTKYGSGECYFSSDLSDTESSSSENEEISRSPSKRETSRRKNSGNSIPGSSRNFTVNGDGFIEVIPLSAIPDRERNISHWQLPCVSCSPSVSHPRRGNLHQTIPTLTPISQPQHQPQSQIQTQTQPQPQPQPQPQPQPQHQPKLQSQSQAQSELTKSPSPQRVDSPSKRIAPRKRRRRTPRYNSVSKIDRASRVVFPLFFLAINLFYWYAYLSRSERINYYNSNPNGA, encoded by the exons ATGATCCGTTCAAGACATTGTCGTGGGAAGGTTCGGTCCCAGGACATCATGAAGCAACGAGTTTTACTCGCCTTTGCCAATCTTATTACTTCTTTCGCTTCTTTTCT AGTAACGACAGGTGCAAAAACGTCAACGAGGCATAGAACACAAAGTAACAATCATAGCAACATCAGTGAATTACTCGATAATCTTCTTCGTGGTTACGATAACAGCGTGAGACCAGATTTTGGTGGGCCACCAGCGACGGTCGAAGTTGACATCATGGTCCGTAGCATGGGTCCTATCTCTGAGGTCGACATG ACGTACTCGATGGATTGCTATTTTCGACAGTCATGGGTAGATAGACGTTTAGCATTTCAAGGTGGGAAGGAAACACTCGCTCTCAGCATATCGATGCTGGCAAGGATTTGGAAGCCCGACACGTACTTTTATAATGGCAAACAGAGCTACCTTCACACCATCACCAGCCCAAATAAGTTCGTCAGACTTTATCAGGACGGAAGAGTACTCTACAGTTCGCG ACTCACGATCAAAGCTGGATGTCCGATGAACCTCGAAGACTTTCCCATGGATACACAAAGATGTCCCTTGAAATTTGGTAGTT ttgGATACACGACTCGCGACGTCATCTACAAATGGAACAGCGCGAGACAAGTCGCCATAGCAGAGGACATGAAGCTTTCCCAATTCGATTTAGTCGCAAATCCTACTGCGAATCACTCTACGACTCCACCCTTGTCTCATG CGGAATACTCGATGCTTTTGGTATCTTTCCACCTGCAGAGACACATGGGTAACTTTTTAATACAAGTTTATGGTCCTTGCATTCTTCTGGTAGTACTCTCTTGGGTCTCCTTTTGGTTGAACAGAGAAGCTACCGCTGATCGAGTGTCCCTTG GTATCACGACTGTGCTGACGATGACCTTTTTAGGATTGGAAGCTAGAACGGATTTACCAAAAGTACCCTATCCCACTGCCTTGgattttttcgtctttctttccttcgccTTCATCTTTGCCACGATCATTCAATTCGCTGTAGTACACTATTTCACTAAATATGGATCGGGCGAGTGTTATTTCAGTTCTGATCTAAGCGACACCGAAAGCAGTTCCAGCGAAAACGAGGAAATCTCGCGATCACCGTCCAAGCGCGAAACG AGTCGCCGAAAGAATTCTGGTAATTCGATTCCCGGAAGTAGTCGAAATTTCACGGTGAACGGTGATGGTTTCATCGAGGTGATACCTTTGTCTGCCATTCCTGATCGGGAACGAAATATCAGTCATTGGCAATTACCCTGCGTTTCTTGTTCTCCATCAGTGAGCCATCCTCGTCGAGGGAATCTTCATCAAACGATTCCAACTTTGACGCCGATTTCACAGCCTCAGCATCAGCCTCAATCTCAGATTCAGACTCAAACTCAGCCTCAGCCTCAGCCTCAGCCTCAGCCTCAGCCTCAGCCTCAGC ATCAGCCTAAACTTCAATCTCAGTCACAAGCACAATCAGAGCTTACAAAATCTCCTTCGCCCCAAAGAGTCGATTCTCCGAGCAAAAGAATTGCAccgagaaaaagacgaagacggACACCGAGATATAACTCGGTTTCAAAGATCGATCGTGCCAGTCGCGtcgtctttcctctcttttttcttgcaatAAATCTCTTCTACTGGTACGCTTATCTCTCTAGAAGCGAGcgtatcaattattataattcgaaTCCCAACGGCGCGTga
- the LOC127068569 gene encoding gamma-aminobutyric acid receptor alpha-like isoform X2, with protein MIRSRHCRGKVRSQDIMKQRVLLAFANLITSFASFLVTTGAKTSTRHRTQSNNHSNISELLDNLLRGYDNSVRPDFGGPPATVEVDIMVRSMGPISEVDMTYSMDCYFRQSWVDRRLAFQGGKETLALSISMLARIWKPDTYFYNGKQSYLHTITSPNKFVRLYQDGRVLYSSRLTIKAGCPMNLEDFPMDTQRCPLKFGSFGYTTRDVIYKWNSARQVAIAEDMKLSQFDLVANPTANHSTTPPLSHAEYSMLLVSFHLQRHMGNFLIQVYGPCILLVVLSWVSFWLNREATADRVSLGITTVLTMTFLGLEARTDLPKVPYPTALDFFVFLSFAFIFATIIQFAVVHYFTKYGSGECYFSSDLSDTESSSSENEEISRSPSKRETSRRKNSGNSIPGSSRNFTVNGDGFIEVIPLSAIPDRERNISHWQLPCVSCSPSVSHPRRGNLHQTIPTLTPISQPQHQPQSQIQTQTQPQPQPQPQPQPQPQPQPQPQPQPQHQPKLQSQSQAQSELTKSPSPQRVDSPSKRIAPRKRRRRTPRYNSVSKIDRASRVVFPLFFLAINLFYWYAYLSRSERINYYNSNPNGA; from the exons ATGATCCGTTCAAGACATTGTCGTGGGAAGGTTCGGTCCCAGGACATCATGAAGCAACGAGTTTTACTCGCCTTTGCCAATCTTATTACTTCTTTCGCTTCTTTTCT AGTAACGACAGGTGCAAAAACGTCAACGAGGCATAGAACACAAAGTAACAATCATAGCAACATCAGTGAATTACTCGATAATCTTCTTCGTGGTTACGATAACAGCGTGAGACCAGATTTTGGTGGGCCACCAGCGACGGTCGAAGTTGACATCATGGTCCGTAGCATGGGTCCTATCTCTGAGGTCGACATG ACGTACTCGATGGATTGCTATTTTCGACAGTCATGGGTAGATAGACGTTTAGCATTTCAAGGTGGGAAGGAAACACTCGCTCTCAGCATATCGATGCTGGCAAGGATTTGGAAGCCCGACACGTACTTTTATAATGGCAAACAGAGCTACCTTCACACCATCACCAGCCCAAATAAGTTCGTCAGACTTTATCAGGACGGAAGAGTACTCTACAGTTCGCG ACTCACGATCAAAGCTGGATGTCCGATGAACCTCGAAGACTTTCCCATGGATACACAAAGATGTCCCTTGAAATTTGGTAGTT ttgGATACACGACTCGCGACGTCATCTACAAATGGAACAGCGCGAGACAAGTCGCCATAGCAGAGGACATGAAGCTTTCCCAATTCGATTTAGTCGCAAATCCTACTGCGAATCACTCTACGACTCCACCCTTGTCTCATG CGGAATACTCGATGCTTTTGGTATCTTTCCACCTGCAGAGACACATGGGTAACTTTTTAATACAAGTTTATGGTCCTTGCATTCTTCTGGTAGTACTCTCTTGGGTCTCCTTTTGGTTGAACAGAGAAGCTACCGCTGATCGAGTGTCCCTTG GTATCACGACTGTGCTGACGATGACCTTTTTAGGATTGGAAGCTAGAACGGATTTACCAAAAGTACCCTATCCCACTGCCTTGgattttttcgtctttctttccttcgccTTCATCTTTGCCACGATCATTCAATTCGCTGTAGTACACTATTTCACTAAATATGGATCGGGCGAGTGTTATTTCAGTTCTGATCTAAGCGACACCGAAAGCAGTTCCAGCGAAAACGAGGAAATCTCGCGATCACCGTCCAAGCGCGAAACG AGTCGCCGAAAGAATTCTGGTAATTCGATTCCCGGAAGTAGTCGAAATTTCACGGTGAACGGTGATGGTTTCATCGAGGTGATACCTTTGTCTGCCATTCCTGATCGGGAACGAAATATCAGTCATTGGCAATTACCCTGCGTTTCTTGTTCTCCATCAGTGAGCCATCCTCGTCGAGGGAATCTTCATCAAACGATTCCAACTTTGACGCCGATTTCACAGCCTCAGCATCAGCCTCAATCTCAGATTCAGACTCAAACTCAGCCTCAGCCTCAGCCTCAGCCTCAGCCTCAGCCTCAGCCTCAGCCTCAGCCTCAGCCTCAGCCTCAGCCTCAGC ATCAGCCTAAACTTCAATCTCAGTCACAAGCACAATCAGAGCTTACAAAATCTCCTTCGCCCCAAAGAGTCGATTCTCCGAGCAAAAGAATTGCAccgagaaaaagacgaagacggACACCGAGATATAACTCGGTTTCAAAGATCGATCGTGCCAGTCGCGtcgtctttcctctcttttttcttgcaatAAATCTCTTCTACTGGTACGCTTATCTCTCTAGAAGCGAGcgtatcaattattataattcgaaTCCCAACGGCGCGTga
- the LOC127068569 gene encoding gamma-aminobutyric acid receptor alpha-like isoform X6, which yields MIRSRHCRGKVRSQDIMKQRVLLAFANLITSFASFLVTTGAKTSTRHRTQSNNHSNISELLDNLLRGYDNSVRPDFGGPPATVEVDIMVRSMGPISEVDMTYSMDCYFRQSWVDRRLAFQGGKETLALSISMLARIWKPDTYFYNGKQSYLHTITSPNKFVRLYQDGRVLYSSRLTIKAGCPMNLEDFPMDTQRCPLKFGSFGYTTRDVIYKWNSARQVAIAEDMKLSQFDLVANPTANHSTTPPLSHAEYSMLLVSFHLQRHMGNFLIQVYGPCILLVVLSWVSFWLNREATADRVSLGITTVLTMTFLGLEARTDLPKVPYPTALDFFVFLSFAFIFATIIQFAVVHYFTKYGSGECYFSSDLSDTESSSSENEEISRSPSKRETSRRKNSGNSIPGSSRNFTVNGDGFIEVIPLSAIPDRERNISHWQLPCVSCSPSVSHPRRGNLHQTIPTLTPISQPQHQPQSQIQTQTQPQPQPQPQPQPQPQPQHQPKLQSQSQAQSELTKSPSPQRVDSPSKRIAPRKRRRRTPRYNSVSKIDRASRVVFPLFFLAINLFYWYAYLSRSERINYYNSNPNGA from the exons ATGATCCGTTCAAGACATTGTCGTGGGAAGGTTCGGTCCCAGGACATCATGAAGCAACGAGTTTTACTCGCCTTTGCCAATCTTATTACTTCTTTCGCTTCTTTTCT AGTAACGACAGGTGCAAAAACGTCAACGAGGCATAGAACACAAAGTAACAATCATAGCAACATCAGTGAATTACTCGATAATCTTCTTCGTGGTTACGATAACAGCGTGAGACCAGATTTTGGTGGGCCACCAGCGACGGTCGAAGTTGACATCATGGTCCGTAGCATGGGTCCTATCTCTGAGGTCGACATG ACGTACTCGATGGATTGCTATTTTCGACAGTCATGGGTAGATAGACGTTTAGCATTTCAAGGTGGGAAGGAAACACTCGCTCTCAGCATATCGATGCTGGCAAGGATTTGGAAGCCCGACACGTACTTTTATAATGGCAAACAGAGCTACCTTCACACCATCACCAGCCCAAATAAGTTCGTCAGACTTTATCAGGACGGAAGAGTACTCTACAGTTCGCG ACTCACGATCAAAGCTGGATGTCCGATGAACCTCGAAGACTTTCCCATGGATACACAAAGATGTCCCTTGAAATTTGGTAGTT ttgGATACACGACTCGCGACGTCATCTACAAATGGAACAGCGCGAGACAAGTCGCCATAGCAGAGGACATGAAGCTTTCCCAATTCGATTTAGTCGCAAATCCTACTGCGAATCACTCTACGACTCCACCCTTGTCTCATG CGGAATACTCGATGCTTTTGGTATCTTTCCACCTGCAGAGACACATGGGTAACTTTTTAATACAAGTTTATGGTCCTTGCATTCTTCTGGTAGTACTCTCTTGGGTCTCCTTTTGGTTGAACAGAGAAGCTACCGCTGATCGAGTGTCCCTTG GTATCACGACTGTGCTGACGATGACCTTTTTAGGATTGGAAGCTAGAACGGATTTACCAAAAGTACCCTATCCCACTGCCTTGgattttttcgtctttctttccttcgccTTCATCTTTGCCACGATCATTCAATTCGCTGTAGTACACTATTTCACTAAATATGGATCGGGCGAGTGTTATTTCAGTTCTGATCTAAGCGACACCGAAAGCAGTTCCAGCGAAAACGAGGAAATCTCGCGATCACCGTCCAAGCGCGAAACG AGTCGCCGAAAGAATTCTGGTAATTCGATTCCCGGAAGTAGTCGAAATTTCACGGTGAACGGTGATGGTTTCATCGAGGTGATACCTTTGTCTGCCATTCCTGATCGGGAACGAAATATCAGTCATTGGCAATTACCCTGCGTTTCTTGTTCTCCATCAGTGAGCCATCCTCGTCGAGGGAATCTTCATCAAACGATTCCAACTTTGACGCCGATTTCACAGCCTCAGCATCAGCCTCAATCTCAGATTCAGACTCAAACTCAGCCTCAGCCTCAGCCTCAGCCTCAGCCTCAGCCTCAGCCTCAGCCTCAGC ATCAGCCTAAACTTCAATCTCAGTCACAAGCACAATCAGAGCTTACAAAATCTCCTTCGCCCCAAAGAGTCGATTCTCCGAGCAAAAGAATTGCAccgagaaaaagacgaagacggACACCGAGATATAACTCGGTTTCAAAGATCGATCGTGCCAGTCGCGtcgtctttcctctcttttttcttgcaatAAATCTCTTCTACTGGTACGCTTATCTCTCTAGAAGCGAGcgtatcaattattataattcgaaTCCCAACGGCGCGTga
- the LOC127068569 gene encoding gamma-aminobutyric acid receptor alpha-like isoform X1 produces the protein MIRSRHCRGKVRSQDIMKQRVLLAFANLITSFASFLVTTGAKTSTRHRTQSNNHSNISELLDNLLRGYDNSVRPDFGGPPATVEVDIMVRSMGPISEVDMTYSMDCYFRQSWVDRRLAFQGGKETLALSISMLARIWKPDTYFYNGKQSYLHTITSPNKFVRLYQDGRVLYSSRLTIKAGCPMNLEDFPMDTQRCPLKFGSFGYTTRDVIYKWNSARQVAIAEDMKLSQFDLVANPTANHSTTPPLSHAEYSMLLVSFHLQRHMGNFLIQVYGPCILLVVLSWVSFWLNREATADRVSLGITTVLTMTFLGLEARTDLPKVPYPTALDFFVFLSFAFIFATIIQFAVVHYFTKYGSGECYFSSDLSDTESSSSENEEISRSPSKRETSRRKNSGNSIPGSSRNFTVNGDGFIEVIPLSAIPDRERNISHWQLPCVSCSPSVSHPRRGNLHQTIPTLTPISQPQHQPQSQIQTQTQPQPQPQPQPQPQPQPQPQPQPQPQPQPQPQSQSQHQPKLQSQSQAQSELTKSPSPQRVDSPSKRIAPRKRRRRTPRYNSVSKIDRASRVVFPLFFLAINLFYWYAYLSRSERINYYNSNPNGA, from the exons ATGATCCGTTCAAGACATTGTCGTGGGAAGGTTCGGTCCCAGGACATCATGAAGCAACGAGTTTTACTCGCCTTTGCCAATCTTATTACTTCTTTCGCTTCTTTTCT AGTAACGACAGGTGCAAAAACGTCAACGAGGCATAGAACACAAAGTAACAATCATAGCAACATCAGTGAATTACTCGATAATCTTCTTCGTGGTTACGATAACAGCGTGAGACCAGATTTTGGTGGGCCACCAGCGACGGTCGAAGTTGACATCATGGTCCGTAGCATGGGTCCTATCTCTGAGGTCGACATG ACGTACTCGATGGATTGCTATTTTCGACAGTCATGGGTAGATAGACGTTTAGCATTTCAAGGTGGGAAGGAAACACTCGCTCTCAGCATATCGATGCTGGCAAGGATTTGGAAGCCCGACACGTACTTTTATAATGGCAAACAGAGCTACCTTCACACCATCACCAGCCCAAATAAGTTCGTCAGACTTTATCAGGACGGAAGAGTACTCTACAGTTCGCG ACTCACGATCAAAGCTGGATGTCCGATGAACCTCGAAGACTTTCCCATGGATACACAAAGATGTCCCTTGAAATTTGGTAGTT ttgGATACACGACTCGCGACGTCATCTACAAATGGAACAGCGCGAGACAAGTCGCCATAGCAGAGGACATGAAGCTTTCCCAATTCGATTTAGTCGCAAATCCTACTGCGAATCACTCTACGACTCCACCCTTGTCTCATG CGGAATACTCGATGCTTTTGGTATCTTTCCACCTGCAGAGACACATGGGTAACTTTTTAATACAAGTTTATGGTCCTTGCATTCTTCTGGTAGTACTCTCTTGGGTCTCCTTTTGGTTGAACAGAGAAGCTACCGCTGATCGAGTGTCCCTTG GTATCACGACTGTGCTGACGATGACCTTTTTAGGATTGGAAGCTAGAACGGATTTACCAAAAGTACCCTATCCCACTGCCTTGgattttttcgtctttctttccttcgccTTCATCTTTGCCACGATCATTCAATTCGCTGTAGTACACTATTTCACTAAATATGGATCGGGCGAGTGTTATTTCAGTTCTGATCTAAGCGACACCGAAAGCAGTTCCAGCGAAAACGAGGAAATCTCGCGATCACCGTCCAAGCGCGAAACG AGTCGCCGAAAGAATTCTGGTAATTCGATTCCCGGAAGTAGTCGAAATTTCACGGTGAACGGTGATGGTTTCATCGAGGTGATACCTTTGTCTGCCATTCCTGATCGGGAACGAAATATCAGTCATTGGCAATTACCCTGCGTTTCTTGTTCTCCATCAGTGAGCCATCCTCGTCGAGGGAATCTTCATCAAACGATTCCAACTTTGACGCCGATTTCACAGCCTCAGCATCAGCCTCAATCTCAGATTCAGACTCAAACTCAGCCTCAGCCTCAGCCTCAGCCTCAGCCTCAGCCTCAGCCTCAGCCTCAGCCTCAGCCTCAGCCTCAGCCTCAGCCTCAGCCTCAGCCTCAGTCTCAGTCTCAGCATCAGCCTAAACTTCAATCTCAGTCACAAGCACAATCAGAGCTTACAAAATCTCCTTCGCCCCAAAGAGTCGATTCTCCGAGCAAAAGAATTGCAccgagaaaaagacgaagacggACACCGAGATATAACTCGGTTTCAAAGATCGATCGTGCCAGTCGCGtcgtctttcctctcttttttcttgcaatAAATCTCTTCTACTGGTACGCTTATCTCTCTAGAAGCGAGcgtatcaattattataattcgaaTCCCAACGGCGCGTga
- the LOC127068569 gene encoding gamma-aminobutyric acid receptor alpha-like isoform X8 — MIRSRHCRGKVRSQDIMKQRVLLAFANLITSFASFLVTTGAKTSTRHRTQSNNHSNISELLDNLLRGYDNSVRPDFGGPPATVEVDIMVRSMGPISEVDMTYSMDCYFRQSWVDRRLAFQGGKETLALSISMLARIWKPDTYFYNGKQSYLHTITSPNKFVRLYQDGRVLYSSRLTIKAGCPMNLEDFPMDTQRCPLKFGSFGYTTRDVIYKWNSARQVAIAEDMKLSQFDLVANPTANHSTTPPLSHAEYSMLLVSFHLQRHMGNFLIQVYGPCILLVVLSWVSFWLNREATADRVSLGITTVLTMTFLGLEARTDLPKVPYPTALDFFVFLSFAFIFATIIQFAVVHYFTKYGSGECYFSSDLSDTESSSSENEEISRSPSKRETSRRKNSGNSIPGSSRNFTVNGDGFIEVIPLSAIPDRERNISHWQLPCVSCSPSVSHPRRGNLHQTIPTLTPISQPQHQPQSQIQTQTQPQPQPQPQPQPQHQPKLQSQSQAQSELTKSPSPQRVDSPSKRIAPRKRRRRTPRYNSVSKIDRASRVVFPLFFLAINLFYWYAYLSRSERINYYNSNPNGA, encoded by the exons ATGATCCGTTCAAGACATTGTCGTGGGAAGGTTCGGTCCCAGGACATCATGAAGCAACGAGTTTTACTCGCCTTTGCCAATCTTATTACTTCTTTCGCTTCTTTTCT AGTAACGACAGGTGCAAAAACGTCAACGAGGCATAGAACACAAAGTAACAATCATAGCAACATCAGTGAATTACTCGATAATCTTCTTCGTGGTTACGATAACAGCGTGAGACCAGATTTTGGTGGGCCACCAGCGACGGTCGAAGTTGACATCATGGTCCGTAGCATGGGTCCTATCTCTGAGGTCGACATG ACGTACTCGATGGATTGCTATTTTCGACAGTCATGGGTAGATAGACGTTTAGCATTTCAAGGTGGGAAGGAAACACTCGCTCTCAGCATATCGATGCTGGCAAGGATTTGGAAGCCCGACACGTACTTTTATAATGGCAAACAGAGCTACCTTCACACCATCACCAGCCCAAATAAGTTCGTCAGACTTTATCAGGACGGAAGAGTACTCTACAGTTCGCG ACTCACGATCAAAGCTGGATGTCCGATGAACCTCGAAGACTTTCCCATGGATACACAAAGATGTCCCTTGAAATTTGGTAGTT ttgGATACACGACTCGCGACGTCATCTACAAATGGAACAGCGCGAGACAAGTCGCCATAGCAGAGGACATGAAGCTTTCCCAATTCGATTTAGTCGCAAATCCTACTGCGAATCACTCTACGACTCCACCCTTGTCTCATG CGGAATACTCGATGCTTTTGGTATCTTTCCACCTGCAGAGACACATGGGTAACTTTTTAATACAAGTTTATGGTCCTTGCATTCTTCTGGTAGTACTCTCTTGGGTCTCCTTTTGGTTGAACAGAGAAGCTACCGCTGATCGAGTGTCCCTTG GTATCACGACTGTGCTGACGATGACCTTTTTAGGATTGGAAGCTAGAACGGATTTACCAAAAGTACCCTATCCCACTGCCTTGgattttttcgtctttctttccttcgccTTCATCTTTGCCACGATCATTCAATTCGCTGTAGTACACTATTTCACTAAATATGGATCGGGCGAGTGTTATTTCAGTTCTGATCTAAGCGACACCGAAAGCAGTTCCAGCGAAAACGAGGAAATCTCGCGATCACCGTCCAAGCGCGAAACG AGTCGCCGAAAGAATTCTGGTAATTCGATTCCCGGAAGTAGTCGAAATTTCACGGTGAACGGTGATGGTTTCATCGAGGTGATACCTTTGTCTGCCATTCCTGATCGGGAACGAAATATCAGTCATTGGCAATTACCCTGCGTTTCTTGTTCTCCATCAGTGAGCCATCCTCGTCGAGGGAATCTTCATCAAACGATTCCAACTTTGACGCCGATTTCACAGCCTCAGCATCAGCCTCAATCTCAGATTCAGACTCAAACTCAGCCTCAGCCTCAGCCTCAGCCTCAGCCTCAGCCTCAGC ATCAGCCTAAACTTCAATCTCAGTCACAAGCACAATCAGAGCTTACAAAATCTCCTTCGCCCCAAAGAGTCGATTCTCCGAGCAAAAGAATTGCAccgagaaaaagacgaagacggACACCGAGATATAACTCGGTTTCAAAGATCGATCGTGCCAGTCGCGtcgtctttcctctcttttttcttgcaatAAATCTCTTCTACTGGTACGCTTATCTCTCTAGAAGCGAGcgtatcaattattataattcgaaTCCCAACGGCGCGTga